A part of Solenopsis invicta isolate M01_SB chromosome 2, UNIL_Sinv_3.0, whole genome shotgun sequence genomic DNA contains:
- the LOC105198203 gene encoding zinc finger protein 330 homolog, which yields MPKKKTGQRKKAEKQKLRQKEIRAAKEQIDLAKFPCNSVMECDKCNKKQKSRAFCYFCQSLQRLPICAHCGKIKCMLKTGDCVVRHPGVFTTGLGMVGAICDYCEAWVCHGRRCLTSHACICPLMDAVCQECERGVWDHGGRIFKCSFCDCYLCEDDQFEHQASCQVLEAESFKCQSCNRLGQYSCLRCKTCYCEDHVRRKGFKYEKNKAIPCPKCSYETSQTKDLSMSTRSHKFGRQNQGGPSESDDENGYNYGNQESCYGTVSYANDNEDEDDDYDDDEDIEDDDDDDDDNDDDDDDDDNNESLSTDEEKKDTKTQTPDSSKNKT from the exons ATGCCGAAGAAGAAGACCGGACAGAGGAAGAAGGCCGAGAAGCAGAAGCTTCGGCAGAAGGAGATCAGAGCTGCCAAGGAGCAGATCGACTTAGCCAAATTTCCTTGCAACTCCGTAATG GAATGCGACAAGTGCAATAAGAAGCAAAAGAGCCGTGCCTTCTGTTACTTCTGTCAGAGTCTGCAGCGATTACCCATATGCGCTCATTGCGGCAAGATCAAGTGCATGCTGAAGACAGGTGACTGCGTGGTGCGTCACCCTGGGGTTTTCACCACAGGATTGGGAATGGTG GGAGCTATATGCGATTACTGTGAAGCCTGGGTATGCCACGGAAGACGTTGCCTTACGTCTCATGCCTGCATCTGTCCACTAATGGACGCAGTTTGTCAGGAATGCGAGAGAGGCGTTTGGGATCATGGCGGAAGGATATTCAAGTGCTCATTTTGTGATTGCTACTTGTGCGAGGATGATCAATTTGAGCATCAAGCATCATGCCAAGTATTGGAAGCAGAAagtttcaaat gTCAATCATGTAATCGTTTGGGGCAATACTCCTGTCTTAGGTGTAAGACATGCTATTGCGAGGATCACGTTCGTAGAAAAGGTTTTAAATATGAGAAGAATAAGGCTATCCCTTGTCCAAAGTGCAGCTACGAAACGTCACAGACGAAAGATCTAAGCATGTCTA cgaGAAGTCATAAGTTTGGTAGACAAAACCAAGGTGGTCCATCTGAATCCGACGATGAAAACGGATATAATTATG GAAATCAAGAGTCTTGTTATGGAACAGTTAGTTATGCCAATGATAATGAAGATGAAGATGATGATTACGACGATGATGAAGATATagaagatgatgatgatgacgatgatgataatgatgatgatgatgatgatgatgataataatgaaTCGTTAAGTACAgatgaagaaaagaaagataCCAAGACACAAACTCCAGACagtagtaaaaataaaacttaa
- the LOC105198213 gene encoding signal peptidase complex subunit 3, with protein MHTFLTRGNAILAYTLSVSACLTFCCFLSTVFIDYRANAALNTVKVVVKNVPDYSASREKNDLGYLTFDLQTDLTPLFNWNVKQLFLYLTAEYQTENNEFNQVVLWDKIVLRGDNAVLDFKNMNTKYYFWDDGKGLRGNKNVTLTLSWNIIPNAGLLPSVNALGSHTFAFPSEYTTLRV; from the exons ATGCACACGTTCCTAACACGAGGGAATGCTATCTTGGCGTACACGTTAAGTGTATCGGCCTGCCTCACATTTTGCTGCTTCCTCTCCACAGTATTTATCGATTACAGAGCAAACGCAGCGTTAAATACGGTTAAAGTTGTCGT AAAGAATGTACCAGATTACAGTGCATCGAGAGAGAAAAATGACTTGGGTTACTTGACTTTTGATCTACAAACTG ATCTTACTCCATTGTTTAACTGGAATGTTAAGCAATTGTTTTTATACCTCACAGCAGAATATCAGAcggaaaataatgaatttaatcaG GTAGTGCTATGGGATAAGATAGTTCTTCGTGGAGATAATGCTGTACTTGATTTCAAGAATATGAATACGAAATATTACTTTTGGGATGATGGCAAAGGCCTcag agGAAATAAGAATGTAACGTTAACGTTGTCCTGGAACATTATTCCAAACGCTGGATTGTTACCTAGTGTTAATGCTCTTGGTTCTCATACTTTCGCATTCCCGTCTGAATATACAACGTTGCGTGTATAA
- the LOC105198178 gene encoding ADP-ribosylation factor-like protein 1, translating into MGGLLSYFRNLLGSREMRILILGLDGAGKTTILYRLQVGEVVTTIPTIGFNVEQVTYKNLKFQVWDLGGQTSIRPYWRCYYSNTDAIIYVVDSADRDRIGISKDELILMLQEEELQGAILVVLANKQDMAGCLSVAEVHQALGLDALKNRTFQIFKTSATKGEGLDQAMDWLSNALQSRK; encoded by the exons ATGG GTGGGTTGCTCAGCTACTTCCGTAACCTGCTCGGAAGCCGCGAGATGCGGATTCTGATCCTAGGCCTGGACGGCGCCGGCAAAACTACAATTTTGTACAG GTTACAGGTAGGCGAAGTAGTAACCACAATACCAACTATAGGGTTCAATGTAGAACAAGttacttacaaaaatttaaagtttcaaGTCTGGGATCTTGGCGGTCAAACAAGTATACG ACCATACTGGAGGTGTTATTATTCCAATACAGACGCGATAATTTACGTGGTAGATTCAGCAGACAGAGATAGAATAGGCATATCAAAGGACGAATTAATTCTCATGTTACAA gAAGAAGAGTTACAAGGCGCGATCTTGGTAGTATTGGCGAATAAACAAGATATGGCGGGATGCCTCAGTGTCGCGGAGGTCCATCAAGCACTCGGATTGGACGCTCTCAAAAACAGAACCttccaaatatttaaaacttccGCGACGAAAGGCGAAGGGCTTGACCAAGCTATGGATTGGTTGTCGAACGCGCTGCAAAGTAGAAAATGA
- the LOC105198186 gene encoding DNA polymerase delta catalytic subunit, with translation MSKINRKPFSAPSTAKKPKFRDEDEEKPSSFESELATMDFADDDFLDDTLLIGDGPEQENTSAKWNRAPPPPLNPQVDTLAFQQIEIDHYIGKPLPGMPGSKIGPVPIMRMYGVTEQGNSVCCHVHGFCPYLFVSVPSNFTNNHCKPFKEALNQVVKKDMRSNPDNIQDAILAVELVYKQSMYGYGGNDKLPFLKITVAVPKLIAPCKRLLEQNDVYTVFNHHYRAFESNIDFDIRFMVDTSVVGCSWIELPPGKWKLRGQHGHMLELTTRCQLEVDIAWDSFIAHAPEGEWSKVAPFRILSFDIECAGREGIFPEAKHDPVIQIANMVIRQGEPEPFLRNIFTLDTCAPIVGSQVLSFNTESLMLEKWADFVRQSDPDIFTGYNINNFDFPYLINRAQHLNVKNFNFLGRIKNIKSVIKDHVLQSKQMGRRENKSINFEGRVPFDLLLVLVRDYKLRSYTLNAVSYHFLQEQKEDVQHKDITGLQNGNAQTRRRLAVYCLKDAYLPLRLLDKLMCIIIYMEMARVTGVSISSLLTRGQQIKVVSQLLRKTKEKDYLMPVHQGHGTDEQFEGATVIEPKRGYYNDPIATLDFSSLYPSIIMAHNLCYTTLLTVAKKKELNIQEDQITTTPSNSLFIKSTIRKGILPEILENLLSARKKAKAELKQETDPLKQKVLDGRQYALKVSANSVYGFTGAQMGKLPCLEISASVTAYGRTMIERTKQEVENHFRIENGYKNDAMVIYGDTDSVMVKFGVKAIEDAMVLGKEAADYVTSKFIKPIKLEFEKVYFPYLLINKKRYAGLYFTKPDKYDKMDCKGLETVRRDNCPLVANMMNTCLQILLIERNPHSAIDYAKQVISDLLCNRIDLSQLVITKELTKTDYAAKQAHVELAAKMKKRDAGNAPKLGDRVAYVFTSAAKGTPAYQKAEDPVYALQNSIPIDTNYYLENQLAKPLVRIFEPILGEKAESLLLKGDHTRTRCIATSQVGALAAFTRKKETCLGCKAVLPSDREDKAVCKHCEPKEAELFHNELQGQHKLEEKFSRLWAECQRCQGSLHQEVICSNRDCPIFYMRVKSRIDMAAKIKRIKKFGVPEW, from the exons ATGAGTAAAATAAATCGGAAACCGTTTTCAGCACCTTCGACAGCAAAGAAGCCTAAATTTAG agATGAAGATGAGGAGAAACCTAGCTCATTTGAATCAGAACTGGCTACTATGGATTTTGCAGATGATGATTTTTTAGATGACACACTCTTAATTGGAGAT GGACCTGAACAGGAAAACACATCTGCAAAATGGAATAGAGCTCCTCCGCCACCTTTGAATCCACAAGTTGATACACTGGCATTTCAACAAATTGAAATTGATCATTACATAG GTAAACCTCTTCCTGGAATGCCAGGTAGCAAAATAGGGCCTGTACCGATAATGAGGATGTATGGTGTTACAGAACAAGGAAATTCTGTTTGTTGTCACGTCCATGGCTTTTGCCCATATTTGTTTGTATCAGTACCATCAAATTTCACAAATAATCACTGCAAGCCAtttaaa GAGGCTCTTAATCAAGTTGTCAAAAAAGATATGAGATCAAATCCTGATAATATACAAGATGCAATTCTAGCAGTTGAATTGGTCTACAAGCAATCAATGTATGGATATGGAGGAAATGATAAACTgccgtttttaaaaattaccgTAGCAGTCCCAAAATTGATAGCACCTTGCAAGAGATTATTAGAACAAAATGATGTTTATACTGTATTTAATCATCATTATAGAGCATTTGAAAGTAACATCGATTTTGACATCAG GTTCATGGTTGATACATCAGTGGTTGGGTGTTCTTGGATCGAATTACCACCAGGAAAATGGAAATTACGTGGCCAGCATGGACACATGTTGGAACTGACTACACGATGCCAATTGGAAGTGGACATTGCATGGGATTCTTTTATAGCTCATGCGCCGGAAGGAGAATGGTCAAAAGTAGCTCCATTTAGAATTCTCAGTTTTGATATCGAATGTGCTGGACGGGAAg GTATCTTTCCGGAAGCAAAACATGATCCTGTGATACAAATTGCTAACATGGTCATAAGACAAGGCGAGCCTGAAccatttttgagaaatattttcactCTCGATACTTGCGCGCCTATCGTAGGTTCTCAGGTTCTGAGCTTTAATACAGAAAGTTTAATGTTAGAG aaatggGCTGATTTTGTGCGACAATCAGATCCTGACATTTTCACAggatataatataaacaattttgattTCCCGTATCTAATTAATCGTGCTCAACATCTCAACGTTAAGAATTTTAACTTTCTCggacgaataaaaaatataaagtctgTAATTAAGGATCATGTACTGCAAAGTAAACAGATGGGTCGTCGTGAAAACAAATCGATTAATTTTGAAGGAAGAGTTCCGTTCGATTTATTGCtg GTATTAGTCCGAGATTACAAACTAAGGTCTTACACTCTGAATGCAGTATCGTACCATTTCCTTCAAGAACAAAAAGAGGATGTACAGCATAAGGATATTACAGGATTACAAAACGGAAACGCACAGACTCGTCGACGTCTTGCTGTATACTGTTTGAAAGATGCATACTTGCCACTCAGATTATTGGACAAACTGATGTGTATTATTATCTATATGGAAATGGCAAGAGTTACGGGAGTATCCATTTCTAGTTTATTGACTCGCGGTCAACAAATCAAAGTTGTTTCTCAGCTCTTACGTAAG ACCAAGGAAAAGGATTATTTAATGCCAGTGCATCAAGGCCATGGTACAGATGAGCAATTTGAAGGAGCGACTGTTATAGAACCTAAGCGTGGCTACTATAATGATCCGATAGCCACCTTGGATTTCAGTTCCTTGTATCCTAGCATTATTATGGCGCACAACTTGTGTTACACAACGTTATTAACTGTTGCTAAAAAAAAGGAGCTCAATATTCAGGAGGATCAAATTACCACAACTCCCAGTAATTCATTATTCATTAAGAGTACCATAAGGAAAGGAATCCTTCCGGAAATTTTGGAAAACTTATTATCTGCTAGGAAAAAAGCAAAGGCGGAATTAAAACAAGAGACAGATCCGTTGAAGCAGAAAGTACTCGATGGTAGGCAATACGCCTTGAAAGTGTCAGCAAACTCCGTGTATGGCTTCACAGGTGCGCAAATGGGAAAATTACCATGCTTGGAAATATCTGCT agCGTTACCGCTTATGGACGCACTATGATAGAACGTACAAAACAAGAAGTGGAAAATCACTTTCGAATAGAAAATGGATACAAAAACGATGCGATGGTCATATATGGCGATACCGATTCCGTAATGGTAAAGTTTGGCGTGAAAGCTATAGAAGATGCAATGGTACTTGGTAAGGAGGCGGCTGATTATGTGACATCCAAATTCATCAAACCTATAAAACTAGAGTTTGAGAAAGTATATTTTCCGTATCTCTTAATCAACAAGAAACGTTACGCCGGTCTTTATTTTACGAAACCCGATAAATATGACAAAATGGATTGTAAAGGTCTCGAAACGGTGCGCAGAGATAATTGTCCGTTAGTAGCAAACATGATGAATACTTGTTTGCAAATATTGCTCATCGAAAG AAATCCACATTCCGCCATAGATTATGCTAAGCAGGTCATTAGCGATCTTCTGTGTAATCGTATCGATTTATCTCAATTAGTCATCACGAAGGAACTAACGAAGACAGATTACGCAGCGAAGCAAGCACATGTTGAGTTGGCAGCGAAAATGAAGAAACGAGATGCCGGAAATGCGCCGAAACTTGGTGACCGAGTGGCGTATGTATTCACAAGCGCAGCTAAAGGTACACCGGCATATCAGAAGGCAGAAGATCCCGTATACGCACTGCAGAATAGTATTCCGATAGATACGAACTATTACCTAGAGAATCAATTGGCGAAACCTCTTGTGCGTATTTTTGAACCTATTCTTGGCGAGAAAGCCGAATCGCTTCTCCTGAAAGGAGATCACACGCGCACGAGATGCATCGCTACCTCGCAAGTTGGAGCGCTTGCGGCTTTCACACGTAAAAAGGAGACTTGTTTAGGCTGTAAAGCCGTTTTACCATCAGACAGGGAAGACAAGGCGGTATGCAAGCATTGCGAACCAAAAGAGGCTGAGCTATTCCACAATGAGTTGCAGGGTCAGCACAAACTGGAAGAGAAGTTTTCCAGATTGTGGGCGGAATGTCAAAGATGTCAAGGAAGTCTTCATCAAGAAGTTATATGCTCTAA ccGTGACTGCCCGATATTTTACATGAGGGTGAAATCTCGAATAGACATGGCTGCgaaaataaaacgaatcaaAAAATTTGGTGTTCCGGAATGGTAA